The genomic window GGATCATGGAACTTACGCATACTGTCAGCAAAAGAGACAGTCAGGCACAATTGTTAGATGATATGGAAGTAGAAAAAGAGCATGGGGTTACCGTTAAAGCCCGAACAGTAAGAAATTATTATTCAGCAAATGATGGAAAGGAATATGAATTTAATTTGATCGATACTCCTGGTCATGTAGATTTTAATTATGAGGTATCAAAAAGTCTTGCCGCTACTGAAGGTGCAATTCTTTTAGTTGATGCTACTCAAGGAGTCCAAGCTCAAACAATTGCTAATTATCGGATTGCTAAACAAAATGATCTAGTTATTATTCCAGTTATTAATAAAGTAGATATAGATTCCGCAGATATCGAACAGACCCAAAAGCAATTAAATGACTTAGATCCGTCTTTTACTAAGGAAAATATATTATTGATCTCTGCCAAAACTGGAGATGGCGTTCCTTTGGTATTAGAGGAAATCAAAAATCGTATACCTGCTCCGCAAGGTGATGATACTAAAACTTTAAAGGCTTTAATTTTTGACTCCATATACGACTCTTATCAAGGAATAATAGTTTATGTTCGCCTGATTGACGGAAATATACACCAAAATGATGAATTATATTTAATGCAGGCACAAACGGCCTTTAAGTTAAAATCATTAGGAACCTTTTCTCCTGATTTACACGTAAAAAATGATTTAACTGCAGGTGAAGTTGGTTATGTTGTAACAGGATTAAAAGATCCTAAGGCAATTCGGGTTGGAGATACGCTTACTTTAAAAAACAATCCCACTTCTAAACCAGTAGTAGGATATCATCCAGCAAGTCAGATGGTATTTGCGGGGATTTATCCTAAAAATAATGATTACCCAGCTTTAAAAAACGCTATTTTGAAATTAAGTTTAAATGATACATCTTTTTTATTTGTCGAGGAACGTTCTGAAGCACTGGGAATGGGATTCCGATGTGGTTTTTTAGGTGCGTTTCACTTACAAATAATTCGAGAAAGGTTGTTTGATGAATTTCAATTAAATGTCTTAACAACAGCACCCAATGTAACGTATGAAGTTCTATTGAAAAATGGTCAAAGAATGAAAATAAACAATCCAGTTAATTTTCCTGTTTTTGGCTTAATTCAAGAGGTAAAGGAGCCTTTTGCCAAAGCTGAAATTACCACTCCAAATGAGACTTTAAATGCAGTTATGAAGTTGATCGACTCCCACAAGGGACAACTGCTTGATATGGGAAATGATGGTAATTTAATTGTTCTTACAATTAAGATCCCTTTGTCAGAGATTGCTTATCGATTTTTCTCAGAACTAAAATCTGTTTCACATGGTTATGCCAGTTTAAATACGGAGTTCTTGGATTATGAAGTCAGTGATTTAGTAAAAGTTGAAATCGATATGAATTATACGTCTGTTGATGCCTTGTCATTTATTGTTCACCGAAGCGACGTAAATGAAATGACTCAAAACTTAGTTCAGAAATTAAAATATGCTGTTCCCAGACAGCTTTATCCCACGCCTGTCCAAGCAATTGTTGAGGGTAAATCCATTGCTCGAGTTGATGTGCCACCATTAAGAAAAAATGCAGCTGTTAATGGAGAGTCGCGGAGCGTTTCAAAAAAAGCTGCATTGTTGAGACGACAGAGTATGAACAAACGTCGTTCCGCTAAAAGCAAAATAAAATTGCCACAAGATGTGTTTAATACAATTTTGGAACTATAGAATAAATCGATTCTGAATATACATTAAAAAAGGGCTTATCAGGGGTTTTATCATCTAAAATATGTGTTTTTGCACTACATTAAAATAGCTAAATAGAAGATTATTATGATGATTTCAGATTTAAAATATTTAGTTTGTAAAAGATGTTTATGTTGATTCACGGAACATATGTTCGTATAATTTGTTTGTATAGCTTTTCAATGGAGCAAAACTTGGATATTTGAAAGTTGTATTTGCTCGATATGAACAGATTTTTAAGGAGATATTGTTTTGTTATCGGAGTCAAAAGATTTAATCGAGAATTTTGATAAACACTTTTTAAGAAAGTATAAGTGGCGTTACAAATTATTGGTCGTCGACAATCACTTATTTAATTGCTATTCATTTTTTCTTCAAGCATATAGGTATGGCGATAAATTGCTCCACAGCTATGATCTATTGCAAATTCCGCATGATGAAAAATTATATCAACAGGTTTTGACGGATTTAAAGGCACATACGCAATTAAGCATTGAATTTCGGGATACGCATAAGCTAGTTCATCCGGGTAGGGAGATAACTGTCGATAAGAATCACGGACATTATTCTGGGTAAATAACATGCTATGTGAAAGTATTATCATGAGGTTAAAAGAAAACAAAATACTTAAAATTATTTTTTTGAATATTTTCTAAATAGACCAATTTGATTGAAAAGTTGATATGAAAACGTTTTTACAAACTATTTATGCAACCGTAGCCATCGTTGTTATATCAAACGGTATCCGATTTTGGAAAATATTTGTAAATTAATTTGACAAAATAATCACAAACACATAGAATACAATGTATTCGCTACCAGAATAATATTAATGATAAATGGAGGTAAACAATGATTATGAAATATCGTGTATATTTAGATACAGATTCACAATTGTTTACTGTCGTAGATACTAACAACGAAAACGTTTCTGCCAACGGTACAACAATTGAAGAAGCTGTCAGCAATTTAAAAGCAAAAGTAGCCTAACTAAAAAAAGCGTTGAAAACTCGTTTGAGCTTTCAACGCTTTATCATTTTAAAATGAATATGAATGTAAAACTAAAAGCAGACCGCAAGGTCTGCTTTTTAAGATTGAGTAAGTTTTTGATGGTTAGCATACAATACGCCCCAGATTCCAGGGATGAAGTAAAGCGATGAACCAAAGAAAGCTAGTACGATCAAGATGATAGGATAGATGTAAGAATTATCTCGGTGAAGATACTTGATCATGAAGAACGCCAATACCTGTTCACAAATGAAGAATATTGCCATGCCGATCACAGCAACAATCAAAATCATTTTTTCATTAGGAGCGTAATGATAATTAGGCACTCCCAACAGTAGTAAAGCAACGCCAATAACTGCGAATATAAAAATTACCGTAGAAATCCACCAAACGATCCATCCGGATTTTTGAACACTAGTAGAATTTTTCATTTAAATCCTCCCAAATACAGTTAATATTTAATTTAATTGTAGCATGCAATAATTATTTAAATTTATTGCGCAAAAATCTTGAAAAAACCTTAATATGCGCTGGATTTATTGAAATGACAGGAATGAAAATTGCATAATCATAGTAAGTACTCATCGGTCAAATGTGGGGAGTTTGTCCGATGATACTGTGAAAAAATGTGATTGGAGTTTTAAAAATGTTAAAAGAATTTCGAGATTTTATTAGTCGTGGCAATGTCATGGACTTGGCAGTCGGTGTAATTATGGGGGCTGCTTTCACGGCAATCGTAACATCATTGGTATCTAATTTGATCAACCCCTTGATCGGTTTGATTCTTGGAAAAATTGATTTATCGAACATGGTCGTAAAAGTTGCAGGTGCCAATTTTAAATATGGTAGTTTCATAGAATCTATCATCAATTTCTTGATCATCGCCTTGGTGGTATTTTTCTTAGTCAAAGGTGTAAACAAATTAATGCGGACTTCAAAGCCTGAAGAAAAAGCTGAGGAACCTTCAAAAGAAGACGAAATGATCAAATACTTAAAGAAAATCTCAGAGTCTGTAGATGCAAAAGATACAGAAAAATAAATATACTTTTACTGAAAATTAGAAGTATTCAAATCAATTAAATATGAAGAAAAACAGCTTTAAACCAATAATTTCTCTTTATTGTCTTGTAAAAAATGAAAATTCGAGTTACTATAATTAACACAAAATTAATTTTTTTCTAATCAGTGGAGGGAATAGATATGACAGATACAAAGAAAGTAGTACTAGCTTATTCAGGAGGTTTGGATACTTCTGTAGCCATTCCGTGGCTAAAAGATAAAGGATACGACGTTATTGCATGTTGTATTGATGTCGGCGAAGGAAAAGATCACGACTTTATTGAAAAGAAAGCTATTCAAGTAGGAGCCGTTGACGCTGTAACAATCGACGCAAAGGAAGAATTTGCTGACAATTATGCATTAGTTTCATTACAAGGTAACACTCTTTATGAAGACAGTTATCCTTTACTCTCTGCTCTATCCCGACCACTGATAGTTAAAAAATTAGTTGAAGTTGCAAATGAAAAGGGTGCTGTAGCCATTGCTCATGGTTGTACCGGAAAAGGTAACGACCAAGTTCGTTTTGAAGTAGGTATTCATGCTTTGGCTCCAGATTTGGACGTTTTGAGCCCAGTTAGAGATTGGCACTGGTCACGTGAAGAAGAAATCGACTATGCTAAGAAACATGACATTCCA from Companilactobacillus sp. includes these protein-coding regions:
- the lepA gene encoding translation elongation factor 4, whose protein sequence is MNEEQIRNFAIIAHIDHGKSTLADRIMELTHTVSKRDSQAQLLDDMEVEKEHGVTVKARTVRNYYSANDGKEYEFNLIDTPGHVDFNYEVSKSLAATEGAILLVDATQGVQAQTIANYRIAKQNDLVIIPVINKVDIDSADIEQTQKQLNDLDPSFTKENILLISAKTGDGVPLVLEEIKNRIPAPQGDDTKTLKALIFDSIYDSYQGIIVYVRLIDGNIHQNDELYLMQAQTAFKLKSLGTFSPDLHVKNDLTAGEVGYVVTGLKDPKAIRVGDTLTLKNNPTSKPVVGYHPASQMVFAGIYPKNNDYPALKNAILKLSLNDTSFLFVEERSEALGMGFRCGFLGAFHLQIIRERLFDEFQLNVLTTAPNVTYEVLLKNGQRMKINNPVNFPVFGLIQEVKEPFAKAEITTPNETLNAVMKLIDSHKGQLLDMGNDGNLIVLTIKIPLSEIAYRFFSELKSVSHGYASLNTEFLDYEVSDLVKVEIDMNYTSVDALSFIVHRSDVNEMTQNLVQKLKYAVPRQLYPTPVQAIVEGKSIARVDVPPLRKNAAVNGESRSVSKKAALLRRQSMNKRRSAKSKIKLPQDVFNTILEL
- the mscL gene encoding large-conductance mechanosensitive channel protein MscL; this translates as MLKEFRDFISRGNVMDLAVGVIMGAAFTAIVTSLVSNLINPLIGLILGKIDLSNMVVKVAGANFKYGSFIESIINFLIIALVVFFLVKGVNKLMRTSKPEEKAEEPSKEDEMIKYLKKISESVDAKDTEK